The Trypanosoma brucei brucei TREU927 chromosome 4, complete sequence genomic sequence TGTTACGGGTGGTCGCCTGCGTCGTCGGCTGTGGCTCGATTTTCACTCCTTTTTGGCGAGGAAAGTCGGGGCGTATATTGTTTGAGTACCGGGTGGGGCACGTGCCTTTTCTCTAACCGCGGCACGCCAGCGGTTCGCGCGTCCCGGGCTCCACATTCGTAGCTGTGAATTTGGGCTCAAAGGTCACGCTGCTATTCTCCCATGCTGGGTGGTTTAGTTACTGTTGCAGCAATTTGCTTGTTTAGGACAGACACAGGCGCCCATTTACGGTAGTTGTTGCCCTCGCCTCGCTTGCGTTTGTGGGGTACCGCCAGTGAGCAGCGATGGAGGTCCTGCGCAGTAGCAGGCGGGGGTGTGCTCTTGGCATTTGGTGTGATATGCGCGGGTGATTGCTGGGAGCGGTTTTCGTGACGTTTCCGAATGAAGCTATTTATTTCTGTCTGTTGAAGATTATTTCCATTTTGCAACGACTAATAAAGTTGTTATCAAAATAGCCCAGGTAGAAGTGCTTTCAACCCTTTTAGGCGGCGGTGCGCGGTGCTTTGGATGCCAAGACCAATGGAATTGTTGCCGCTAAGTTGCCAGGGCTCTGACGTACTTCATTGAGCGTCGCGcttccatattttttttgtttcttgcagGGACCGGTGCCAAAGCATTGAAGCATTTGCCGCATAGTCCTGGATCGGTGCTGCATGCACCCGGGGGTTGCACCCTGTAGTTAGCGCGTGTTCCGAGAGGAGGTGGTCAgtggtttccttttccgtCTTGTGAGGGGAATTGAAGTTCCCATTTCCCATATGTAGTGTGGGTTAATGATGCTGTTGAATCTTGCCCACGGATTCTCCGACGAATTTGTGGAGCACATTTTTTCAGTGGTTGTTCGTTGAAATAAAGGGGGTGTGGACATACGGTTTTGCTATTGGTGTTTCGGAAGACTGCTTCTCCATACTAGAAGTGGGCTGTTACAGAGTCGTTCCAGTTCTCTGCAAAACACGGGAATCGGTCAACATTCTGTTTCCGAACTGTGTTTACAACACTTGCGTGTTCGGACTGGTCACTGGTTGTTTAGTTGCAGCGTTTACGAATGGGGTCGCGAGAAGTTGTGTCCCCGATCGTACTGCCGTGACGTGTAACGGGGCTGTGCTTCGATGCCCACCGCGGGAACCCTTCTGCATGGCGCAGGTAATacccttttgcttttactgGCGTCACGTTGTCGGCTGATTGAGCACCTTTAACAGATGTCCGCCCATTCGAATTGAAAGGTTTTGGACACCCCCTAACCGATCAGTTTATGCAAACGAGCACAGGGGCGTAATGTGACTTTTCGGTTTGTGGAACCTTGGCTCACCCGGGGGATATGGGCGACCAAGGCTATCAACGTATTCCACCGTTAAAGGGACAACAAAATTGCctttaatatatattttttcacgTCCCTAGATAAATGAATGTGTCGACAACTACCATTTACCTAGTGTAGAATACCCGTCTCTTTGGTTGCATGGGCTGTGAGGAGGGGGAGCTGTGCGTGGAAGGTGAAGCGACGGGCGCGCGCGCTAATAAACGTATTTCTGCCGGAATGAAGAGGATATTCACGCTGTCATCTAGCTCGGAGAGGGGGTTAAACAAGAGCAAATGAAGCTTAATTAAATCACCAGAGATCTGGAAGTTACAATCAATTATTCTGCTGAACCGCATCCAGTTGAAGTAACCTGCGAAGAGTTCTGGAGTTAGCCGGGAGTCGGCTGTCTTTGGGATGGGGACGGAACACCGAGGGCTTTACAGTATGCTATCTGGGTGATATGACCTAATTACTTTTGTACGTCGAGATGGTTTGGGGATGCCTGATATGTTAACATGCCAATGTGATGGCTCCCTCGCTCCATTCTGCAGGGGAGATGTGGGTGAGTTTTGTTCCGGTGGAACAActtgtatctttttttttttgcattgtaAGGGAATGCCAGAAGCTACTTCCTCTGTGCATGGAATAGGATACCCCCGATTATGGACTGTGATGGGTATACTGTTGAGAACTGCAAGGGTGACCCAGAAACAGCGAGGGGATGTTACAAATGTCTCCCCGTCCCCGTCCCGGAACGGTGAATTTTGGACCCTGACTGCAAAATCCTCCAGGGGGCGTGTTCGGGCCGGGGTTTGTTAGCGCCCACTGACATGTGTCAGATGAGATAGTTCGCCTGTTTCGTATTTTGCCATACGGCTGGACCTCTCTGACTGTGATACCGATATGATGGAGCTATTTCCATGTAGACACAACTGATCTGTGTTTCATCCGAACGTCTCGCTGAGTCAAGGGAGAGTTCAAGCGGATGACCGtaattcatttatttctttatgtGAAAATGTACTTCGTGGCATTGTGCTTTCCAATGCAGTTGGATGTCGTTATCACACAGgatttttgttgctgcggaATTACACCTATTGGAGCTGTATTTCTTGTGCGACTTGATACGATCGATTTTGCGGTGACGCTACCCTTCCTCTCTGAGTATGGCGCCGCCTACGTAGATATTGTCGGCAGAACGGGGGATTGTCGGAGGGAAAATGGTGTGGTCGGGGCATCTGCTGCGGAATACTTGAACGGGGCGCACCATGTTGATTCCGTTGTTTATGTTGGCAATGTCAGAACCCTGTGGATGCGATACAGATCCGCCACGCAGACTTTTGAACTTAGTTGCTTACTGTCTAGCCCCACCAAAATTGCGAGTTATCTGCTAGGTAAAGCCTGGAATTGTACTGCTAgccagaaagaaaaaggacgGTATTAAGCACCAAGTTGACCTTGCAAGTTATGAATCCGACCTATGCATAAAAGAATTATTAggtacaaaaaataattcGAACTTTATACTTTTTTGGCACTGCCATTTCGTGGTTTGCTTACAAATTGTGTAAATGGATAATATGGGAGTTGTCACGGACCCACCGCTGGTGGACGCGGTGATGTTGTTCCTCCGATCCTACATGTACTAGGAGAAGATACGTTGTTATTTCACGATTCGCCAaagccactttttttttccttcattggTGTACCGGGTTTGTGTGAATGGCTACGGTGAGAAGGTGTGTGATGCTAAAGGGTGATCGCCTGAGGTGCAGTTGTGCGTGACGAGTCTCCCTGTTGGTATTTGTGAGGTTGAGCGTACGTGACGTTGCCTTTTCGCTTTGAGAagttttctgtttgtttttctgtatCCTTTAGCATTATTAGTATTTATCTACCGTCTAATTCTGGCATGCTATAAAGATATTTAAGACATCATGGGGAGGGGAGCTTCACTCTTATTCTTATTTGCTAACCGAAGGACATCGGGTTTGTGAATCCCGACCGGTGAAtatctctttttattttaccctATCGCGTTTGATACCTGATGTTTGGTTGAGGTGCCGCTttctggggggggggggggatttGTACATGATTTGAGGGTCGTTCTCGTACTGAGTGTAAAGTTCTGTGCGGGGTGAAAGATTGTGTGCACGGCGAGAGATGCAGTTGTCTGGGGCAACGATAATATTTACGAACACTACGCTATTTTATTAAACTATGACGTTGTAGATCACGAACATGTTGACGAACATTTATGTGTCTGGGAGTTGATTGTAGAAGCACATGTAACTTTGACAAATAATTGCATCGGTGACTTGATAGTTTGTTTTGAAATTATTGGCGTGAGGCGGCGTGTACAGATCTGAATTGTTTTCATTACGTAGTACCATAACAACTGCGGGTACGGTTTAAGTGTTAGTGTGGAGCCACCATTGGCATTAGCTAGCTTTTCCGTGGCCTCCCCCGAACCCGCTGTTCAACCTGAGGACGCGCAACATGTGGGCGTTGAACCTTGCGGCGATGCAGCGTAACAGAATCAAGCCGTGTGCGAATGACGATCATCAGGGTGGTCGGGAAAGGGGTGGTGAAGAGAGATCGCTTCAATGCTTCGTTGTGAGGAAAACAATAATGCTTTGTGGACGTCAATGTTTGAAGTCTTTATTCACGCTACGGTCAATTGTCCTTTAGCGGCTGCTGGGATATACATTGTTTACTTGGGGAGAGATCATTCTTAAAAATGAGCCATCGCATTTGCTGCCGTGGCCGGCGccacgatttttttttccactgtcGATCATGCCGATGCCGGTTCACTGGAGTCTTGTCATGTCTGTTCCAAATAACAAGGAACAGCTGTTTTCATGCGATATTTGCCGCTGCGATTTTTCATGCTCCTGAAGGACGGTTGATATGTATGTAGGGTATCCGCAGATTATGCGGCTCACGCGTAAATGTTTGACTGCAACTCATGTGTTATTACTCTCATTAAATTGGATTTTTGTCGACATCACCAAAAGCGTTCGTGCAGAGGTGCGTCTACGAAGTCCAACTGTTTACTGCGTTGTGAAATACCCGAGAGAAGACTTCGTTTTCACTTTgacgcgtttttttttttggggggggggagatgTGTATAAATTGGTAGCTTCTGTTGCCCAACGAGGCCAACTTCGTTGTCCCGTGCGAAATGTGTCATTCTGAATAAGGTGGCATTCTTGAACTGGGGGTGTCTTGTTCCACCTTCATTGTGACCATGTTCCCCCGttaaatgattttttttttttgaaaccaAGCCATCGTCGACTGGGAAGGGTTGGAGGTCGGTATCGCGATAGGTTTGCTAGTGCCTGCGAGTTGTACGTTAGGTCTACCTGGGAGCGTACCTCTCAATAGATGATGTGGAATGGACATCTGAGGCGCTGGTATCGAGGGATTCTTCCGGTGGTATCAGCGCCCCTGAGTCATCATTATTGATGCCCCACCTATTTGTTGTTGagtttacttttcctttcccctcttaaACTGTTTAATTAATTGTCAAGAAGTATTTTGGAGAGGAGTGTAAGTCCAGTGGTAAGGAAGTGAGATGCAATGGTTCCTTCCCGCGAGCTGTCCATACCTCTCTATACTCGTGGAAGAAACAATCGGGCGGAGTAATTAACGcttattttttgcttgtgccatatttttttttttggttctgcACTTTCCCTCACCTAATCTAGGCCAGTGTTTACGTTGTTACCCGGACAGTTCAAAATTTTGCTATGTACTTCCTCCTTAGCCCTCGTGTTTCCCTTGTACCTATAACGGAACTGCTGTGGTGCCTAtagcttttccttttttcataTATACTTTTTAAGTTCGCCAACGTGTGCTCCAAAGCACTTGTGGATCGACCCACAAGCGGTAGTAGCTGCCACGAACTCAGTAattaaagaagaggagaggtGATAACTGACCTTTAGTTCAAGTACGGGTAAGGTTTTGCTTCAGGAAAAAGCGGCCGGAGAGGGGAGATATAGCAGAGTGAAGGTTGGGGTGTCGCAACCCTAGGAAAAGATTGTGTTTGGCTTCGTTTGGAGGCTAGTCGTTTGTACCTGAGATCGATCGTGCGCTGCGGTAGAACCCTTTTTGTAGTGTTCTACGGTAGCTTGGGTTGAAAAATGCATCAACACGGCAAGACATCGGGAACAGATGGTAGCGGGGCAACAGTTTCCCAGTCTTCCTCGGGTTTCATGGAGACTCCGTGGCGCATCTTTGAGTACGGTGTGGCATCGGAGCAGGGCTCCCGGAAGACGATGGAAGATCAACACGCCATGGTGGCAGAATCGTTTCCATTCTTTGCCGTTTACGATGGGCACGGCGGCACGCAATGCGCTGAATTTCTTCGGGACAATCTCCACACGTTCATTTTTGGCCAGCCGGAGATCGAGACCGACCCCGAGCGTGCAACACGTGCCGGGATAGCGGAGGCCGAAAATGCCTTCCTGACAAAGTGTGCTGATGAGAAAATTGAGTCGGGCAGTACTTGTGCTGTGGCCTTGGTAGTAGATGACACTCTGATCGCGGGGAATGTCGGCGACTCGGAGATAGTGCTGTGTCGTGCCGGCGCACCCATTGTTCTGTCAACAAAGCATAGCATTCAGGACAACGTGTCTGAGGGGGAGCGCGTGAAAGCCTGCGGTGGTAGGATAATAAGCAACCGTGTGGGGCACCCCAAATTTAACCCTCAGTTACTGAGCCTCGCCATCACACGTGCTATAGGTGATGCTGGTTTTAAGCTACGCGAATTCACTGATGGCAAACCGTCCGGCGTTATTGCCGACGCGGAGACACGATCCACAAGATTGACGGATGACGACAAGTTTCTGATCATTGGTTGCGACGGATTGTGGGATGTTATGTCGTACGAAGCGGCAGTGCAACTCTGCTCTCGCCTCGCCTCTGAGGGCGAAACCCCGAAGGCCATTGCTGGTAGTCTGTGTCAGGAGGCTTTAAGGCAAGGGAGTACAGATAATGTCACATGCATCTACATTAATATAAGAGCAAAGAGCTCAGCCCCGGGCTGTGGACAGCTCGGCAGTGGCGACCCTCTACACAATATGTAGTGAGGAAATGTGCAGAGGGCACTGCATGCATTATATGTGTCTTTGTACCCGTTGAGGACGTTCACATAACAGTGGCAATCTAATCGTCGTCGCATTTGAGTGACTTCTTCCAAAAAAGGGGCGTCTACATGTCGatacggggggggggggtggaggCCGTAGGGCGTCAGGGCTTGTGGAGGTGTGCATGCCGTGTGTGGGTTGCTGTCGATTGGTGATGAGGAGGGTGAGACAGAAGTTAAGAGGACCGGAGGTAATGTGCTTGTGGGGAGAAACaacggaagaagaggagctctcactcttttttctcttccccatCGCGAGAAGGACCGTGCATGAGTTGTACGTGTCAACCGGGCGCTGGGCGGCGAGTTGTGTGCCGTGCAACCTATTCATGCTGTGAGAAACGATAtcgacagcaaaaaaaaaagaagcaacaggaCAATAAGAGAGGAAGTAGCAAGTGCCAACGATCACCGTGCACCACCTCTCCAAGATACTTTTTATCCCTCCCCCTCTCTGGCGGCGTGTGATGCAGTGGAACATGTACCAGTGTGTTTGGGAGTTTCATACATTTTTTTAcccgtggtggtgggagtTTGGATTTACGTACCGTTTCGGTCATGACGGGACAGGAAAGGCGATGCTGAGGAGGGGTCATCATGATTAAATGCCCTCCTGCTGTGTGGACACGTCTTGACACCCGGTGTCACTTGTTACAAGAATTTATTACTACTCGCACAAGCGGCGTTGATACGAGAGCCGTCAGTGGATGAAGAGTCAAGGGAGAGGGAACGGGGGAGTCACTGGACGGaacatagaaaaaaaaaagacaagacaAAAGGGAGAGTGCTACCAGTAAGGGAGAAAGGAGGGTGCCGAcaggaaaaagcaaaagggagGATCAGAGAAAGCGGAAGCGCGCGATGCTAGGCAAAGCAAACAAGACGAAATTACCTGCGTGGGTTTGTTCTCGTCTCTAATACCTTGCtgttttacttgtttttttcagcCTCCTTTCAGCGCGGTTCCCCATAGCTTTCTCTCCATTCGGACCGTTTCCTCACGCTCCTCCGCGATCCTTGCACGGAGCCACAAAGAAGTGAATCATAACAAAAGTGAACGGGCAAACGAGGAGAATATCGGAAGCGCAACTCCGAAGAAGAGAGAGCGAAAACAGCGAACGAACGCAGACACGTACATGAAAAAGGTGGAAGACTTAGTGCCCGTGCAAGGTTCGCAACTGGCTGTCCATGTATACGCATGCTTGCAGTTGCGTTTGAAAAGACAGTTAAGTGGGAGAGAAAGGGATAGCAGGGAGGGAATAGGCAAAAAGGAGGCGCACAGGGGAAAGGGATCATACAGCCGCAGAATATAGAGGAAAATCCAGGGACCCACACGCGGCCTCCGTGCGCTGTGGCAACAAAGGCAGGTTGcgcatgtttgtgtgcttgGTGAACTGTTGGCGCTTCAAGCGCATGAGCGTTCAGGAGGTAAAGGATGTACAAGTGGGGCTACGCGGTTGGTATatgtggggaggggggcggcgTGGAGGTGAAGGTTGCTGTTGAAGTGTATATGAGGCAAAGGTTGGGCGAaaacgtgtttgtgtgcttaggggaagaaaaaatacttCTGAGTAATGTAAGGATGTACGCGTATACAcatgcatatgtatatacatatacgttCTATGTA encodes the following:
- a CDS encoding protein phosphatase 2C, putative (similar to Ca(2+)/calmodulin-dependent protein kinase phosphatase (EC 3.1.3.16)(CaM-kinase phosphatase) (CaMKPase) (Partner of PIX 2) (hFEM-2)(Protein phosphatase 1F). (Swiss-Prot:P49593) [Homo sapiens;]) produces the protein MHQHGKTSGTDGSGATVSQSSSGFMETPWRIFEYGVASEQGSRKTMEDQHAMVAESFPFFAVYDGHGGTQCAEFLRDNLHTFIFGQPEIETDPERATRAGIAEAENAFLTKCADEKIESGSTCAVALVVDDTLIAGNVGDSEIVLCRAGAPIVLSTKHSIQDNVSEGERVKACGGRIISNRVGHPKFNPQLLSLAITRAIGDAGFKLREFTDGKPSGVIADAETRSTRLTDDDKFLIIGCDGLWDVMSYEAAVQLCSRLASEGETPKAIAGSLCQEALRQGSTDNVTCIYINIRAKSSAPGCGQLGSGDPLHNM